One Anaerolineae bacterium genomic window, GATTTGGAGTTATTTTGAAGGGAGGTGGTCGCTGCTGATAATGATTTTTTGAGATGGTCTAGGGAAGTGTGTTTGTCGGTTCAATCAAAATAAAAACTAAGATAGTGTTAAGAGAAGGAGAAAAAAATGAATCGCAAGAAATTTGTGTTGATTTTTAGCCTGATGATGGTTTTGTTGCTGGTTGCGGCCTGTGCGCAAACCCCGGCGGCCCCTGCGCCGGAACAGCCGCAGGAAGAAGAAGCGCAGGTTGAAGCGCAGCCGCAGGAAGTTCAAGAAGAGCAAGCCACCGCCAAGCCTGAAGAACAGCCGGCTGAGAAACCGGTAGAAGAACCTACCGCCAAAAAAGAAGCGCCCCAGCAAGCCGAAGGTAAATGGTGCAGCAATACCAAGATAGTGTTTTTCCCTGGCGGTTCCCCTGGTGGGCCTTTTGCCACCGTTGTTTATAACGGGGCTGTAGCTGCCGCCGCCGACTTGGGCGCTGATGTGGAATATGTGTGGTCTGATTGGAACCCGGAGAAAATGGTCACCCAATTTGCCGAAGCCGCCGCCACCAAGCCCGACGGCATTGCCATTATGGGCCACCCCGGCGACGATGCTTTCCAATCCGTGGTTGATGATGCGGAAGCTCAAGGCATTATTGTGACCAGCCAGAACACCACCCTGCCCGTTCTTGAAGCCAAATATAGCTCTCAGGGCTTTGGTTATGTTGGCGCAGAGCTGTATAGCGCGGGATATGCGCTTGGCTCCGAAGCTGTTCAGCGCTTTGGCTTGCAGGCAGGCGATCGAGCTATGGTTTGGGGTCTGTTGGCCCAGGCGGGTCGGGGCGAGCGCACCAAAGGCGTGATTGATGCGCTGGAAGAAGCAGGGTTGGTAGTGGACTACCTTGAGATTGACGACTCCACCAACGCCGATGCCACTGCCGGTACGCCCACCTTTGTGGGTTACGTGTCTGCCAACCCCGATGTTAAGCTGGTGGTTACCGACCACGGCGCGTTGACCGCGACCCTGGAAACTTATCTCACCACTGCGGGCCTGGGGCCGGATGATGTGTACGCCGCCGGTTTCGACCTGTCCAGCGCCACCGTTGAGGCTATTCGCGGCGGCTGGACCGACCTGGTGATTGACCAGCAGCAGTGGCTGCAAGGCTATTTGCCTATTTTGCAGATTTGCCTGACCCACAACTATGCTTTCACCGGCCTGCACATTGATACCGGAGCCGGTTTTGCCCACAAAGACAACGTTGACCTGCTGGCCGACCTGGTTGAACAACAGATTCGGTAAAATTTGTGAATTTCAGGATCAAGACATAAAATTTGTTTCAGTCTTAGTAGGGGCAGGTCCAAAACCTGCCCTTACTTGGCAAAATTTCTGATTGAGGTAAAGTATATGGCTGAAGAGTATAGGCTTGAGTTAAAAAACGTCTCCAAATCTTTTGGAGAGGTTAAATCACTGCGGGATGTTGAATTTAAGTTGGGGCGTAATGAAGTAGTGGGCTTGTTGGGCGATAACGGCGCGGGTAAATCCACGCTGATTAAAGTGGTTACCGGTTATCATCAGCCCGATGAGGGTGAGATTTATTTCAACGGCCAAAAGGTTGAGCATTTATCTGTGCCCAAAGCCCGCGAACTGGGCGTGGAAACGGTGTACCAGGAGCGCGCCCTGGCCGAACTGCAAACCCTGTGGCGCAATATCTTTATTGGCCGGGAGATGAGTAATACGCTTGGTTTTCTGAAAGTGAAAGAGATGAAGGAAGAGACGCATCGGTTAATGGTGGAATCAATGGGCTTTACCTCATCTGCCGTTTCTCCAGAATCAATTATCCGCACCTTTTCCGGTGGGGAGAAGCAGGGGGTGGCCATTACCCGGGCTTTGTATTTTGATGCCGAAATCATTATTCTTGACGAGCCGACCATGGGGCTGTCTTTAAAAGAAACCCGTAAATTGCTTAATTTTGTGCGGGGTATCAAAGAGGCCGGTAAGTCGGCCATTTTTATTGACCACAATATTTTCCACGTTTATTCTGTGGCAGATAGAGTGGTGGTGTTGGACCGGGGCCGGGT contains:
- a CDS encoding sugar ABC transporter ATP-binding protein is translated as MAEEYRLELKNVSKSFGEVKSLRDVEFKLGRNEVVGLLGDNGAGKSTLIKVVTGYHQPDEGEIYFNGQKVEHLSVPKARELGVETVYQERALAELQTLWRNIFIGREMSNTLGFLKVKEMKEETHRLMVESMGFTSSAVSPESIIRTFSGGEKQGVAITRALYFDAEIIILDEPTMGLSLKETRKLLNFVRGIKEAGKSAIFIDHNIFHVYSVADRVVVLDRGRVAGEFMTADITLEDLMDKMYRIAETGSFE
- a CDS encoding substrate-binding domain-containing protein, translated to MVLLLVAACAQTPAAPAPEQPQEEEAQVEAQPQEVQEEQATAKPEEQPAEKPVEEPTAKKEAPQQAEGKWCSNTKIVFFPGGSPGGPFATVVYNGAVAAAADLGADVEYVWSDWNPEKMVTQFAEAAATKPDGIAIMGHPGDDAFQSVVDDAEAQGIIVTSQNTTLPVLEAKYSSQGFGYVGAELYSAGYALGSEAVQRFGLQAGDRAMVWGLLAQAGRGERTKGVIDALEEAGLVVDYLEIDDSTNADATAGTPTFVGYVSANPDVKLVVTDHGALTATLETYLTTAGLGPDDVYAAGFDLSSATVEAIRGGWTDLVIDQQQWLQGYLPILQICLTHNYAFTGLHIDTGAGFAHKDNVDLLADLVEQQIR